The following are from one region of the Oryzias latipes chromosome 12, ASM223467v1 genome:
- the cdk9 gene encoding cyclin-dependent kinase 9, translated as MQRDKTSNASAAEKPDREAAIMSKYYDGVEFPFCDEFSKYEKMAKIGQGTFGEVFKAKHRTTGKKVALKKVLMENEKEGFPITALREIKILQLLKHENVVNLIEICRTKATQFNRYKGSIYLVFDFCEHDLAGLLSNANVKFTLAEIKKVMQMLLNGLYYIHRNKILHRDMKAANVLITRDGVLKLADFGLARAFSLAKNSQGNRYTNRVVTLWYRPPELLLGERDYGPPIDLWGAGCIMAEMWTRSPIMQGNTEQHQLTLISQLCGSITAEVWPGVDKKYELYQKMELPKGQKRKVKDRLKAYVKDAYALDLIDKLLVLDPAQRIDSDDALNHDFFWSDPMPSDLKNMLSTHNTSMFEYLAPPRRRGHIPQQQPNQNRNPATTSQTEFDRVF; from the exons ATGCAACGAGACAAAACAAGCAACGCCAGTGCGGCTGAAAA GCCCGACCGGGAGGCCGCCATAATGTCTAAATACTACGACGGAGTGGAATTCCCTTTCTGCGACGAGTTCTCCAAGTACGAAAAGATGGCGAAGATCGGACAAGGAACCTTCGG GGAGGTTTTCAAAGCCAAACACAGAACGACGGGGAAGAAGGTCGCTCTGAAGAAAGTGCTGATGGAAAATGAGAAAGAAGGG TTTCCAATCACAGCTCTGAGGGAGATTAAAATCCTGCAGCTGCTCAAACATGAGAACGTGGTCAATCTGATCGAGATCTGCAGAACCAAAG CTACTCAGTTCAACAGATATAAAGGCAGCATCTACCTGGTCTTTGACTTCTGTGAACACGACCTGGCCGGGCTGCTGAGCAACGCCAACGTGAAGTTCACGCTGGCGGAGATCAAGAAGGTCATGCAGATGCTCCTCAACGGGCTGTACTACATCCACAGAAACAAG ATCCTTCACAGAGACATGAAGGCCGCCAACGTCCTCATCACCAGAGACGGAGTCCTCAAGCTGGCAGACTTTGGCTTGGCCCGGGCCTTTAGCCTGGCTAAGAACAGCCAGGGGAACCGCTACACCAACCGCGTGGTCACGCTGTGGTACAGACCTCCAGAGCTGCTGTTAG GGGAGCGCGACTACGGCCCCCCCATCGATCTGTGGGGGGCGGGCTGCATCATGGCGGAGATGTGGACCAGAAGTCCCATCATGCAAGGCAACACGGAGCAGCACCAGCTCACCCTGATCAGCCAGCTGTGTGGCTCCATCACTGCAGAG GTGTGGCCCGGCGTGGACAAAAAGTATGAACTGTACCAGAAAATGGAGCTTCCCAAAGGCCAGAAGAGGAAGGTCAAGGACCGCCTCAAAGCCTACGTGAAGGACGCCTACGCCCTGGATCTCATCGACAAGCTGCTGGTTCTGGACCCGGCTCAGCGCATAGACAGCGACGACGCCCTGAACCACGACTTCTTCTGGTCCGACCCCATGCCCTCAGACCTCAAGAACATGCTGTCCACTCACAACACGTCCATGTTTGAGTACCTGGCCCCGCCCAGACGGAGGGGGCACATCCCCCAACAGCAGCCCAACCAGAACCGAAACCCGGCCACGACCAGTCAGACGGAGTTCGACCGAGTCTTTTAG